From a region of the Mycobacterium intracellulare ATCC 13950 genome:
- a CDS encoding M28 family peptidase produces the protein MNPRWGATLLLIAALVAGCSSTRPAPHAATPDLGHGLAKKITVEGMVTHLRALQDIANANGGNRADGTPGFNASVDYVAKALRDKGFDVQTPQFDRLYTVSMGKPSLTVAGRTYPVDQASLLVQTPPGGLTGQPIRPAQPSGCAAHDYPAAMPKGAIAVVDDTRCSVVDKQNAALAKGASGLIVLSAPTGRGAPPTLFSPGYFKQLTVPVAVVNQYGASALTGVTAPIRLVLDAVNTKITSRNVVAQTKTGSPHDVVVVGAQLDGSRAGPGINDDGSGVAAVLETARQLGPLAPVNNAVRFVFWGAEAEGLNGVMDYVFGMDRDQLNDIALYLNFTMLGSPNAGFFTDDGDQSGPPGPGVFAADVPEGSAGIERTLAGYLNLAGKRPADMPLNSRADYHPFMVAGVPIGGLTTGSSQTKTTVQARLWGGQAGAPFDPNFQSPRDTVDNINREALGLMGSGVGFAVGSYAESIGGVNGVPSHDKRHRARMP, from the coding sequence ATGAATCCCCGCTGGGGTGCAACGCTGTTGCTGATCGCGGCGCTCGTGGCCGGGTGTTCGTCGACGCGGCCCGCCCCGCACGCCGCGACACCCGACCTCGGGCACGGCCTCGCCAAAAAGATCACCGTCGAGGGCATGGTCACCCACCTGCGCGCCCTGCAGGACATCGCCAACGCCAACGGCGGCAACCGCGCGGACGGCACGCCGGGCTTCAACGCCAGCGTGGACTACGTCGCCAAAGCGCTGCGCGACAAGGGGTTTGACGTGCAGACGCCGCAGTTCGACCGGTTGTACACCGTGTCGATGGGTAAGCCGTCGCTGACCGTCGCGGGCCGCACCTATCCCGTCGACCAGGCCTCGCTGCTGGTCCAAACGCCGCCCGGCGGCCTGACGGGGCAACCGATCCGGCCGGCACAGCCATCGGGTTGCGCCGCCCACGACTACCCGGCCGCGATGCCCAAGGGCGCGATCGCCGTCGTCGACGACACCCGCTGCTCGGTCGTCGACAAGCAGAACGCCGCGCTGGCCAAGGGGGCGAGCGGGCTCATCGTGCTGAGCGCCCCCACCGGGCGAGGGGCGCCGCCCACGTTGTTCAGTCCCGGTTATTTCAAGCAGCTGACCGTGCCGGTTGCCGTCGTCAACCAGTACGGCGCCTCCGCGCTGACCGGTGTGACCGCACCGATCCGCCTGGTGCTCGACGCCGTCAACACCAAGATCACCTCCCGAAATGTCGTGGCACAGACCAAGACCGGTTCTCCGCACGACGTCGTCGTGGTGGGTGCGCAGCTCGACGGTTCACGCGCCGGACCCGGCATCAACGACGACGGCTCCGGGGTGGCCGCGGTGCTCGAGACGGCGCGTCAACTGGGACCGCTGGCCCCGGTGAACAACGCCGTGCGGTTCGTGTTCTGGGGCGCCGAAGCCGAGGGGCTGAACGGGGTCATGGATTACGTGTTCGGCATGGACCGTGATCAGCTCAACGACATCGCGCTCTATCTGAACTTCACCATGCTGGGCTCGCCCAACGCGGGCTTCTTCACCGACGACGGCGATCAATCCGGCCCGCCCGGACCCGGAGTCTTCGCCGCGGACGTCCCCGAAGGCTCGGCGGGCATCGAGCGCACGCTGGCCGGCTATCTGAACCTGGCCGGCAAGCGTCCCGCGGACATGCCGCTGAATTCCCGGGCCGACTACCACCCCTTCATGGTCGCGGGCGTGCCGATCGGCGGACTGACGACCGGTTCCTCCCAGACGAAGACCACCGTGCAGGCGCGCTTGTGGGGCGGCCAGGCCGGCGCGCCGTTCGACCCGAACTTCCAGAGCCCGCGCGACACCGTCGACAACATCAACCGGGAAGCCTTGGGGCTCATGGGTTCTGGCGTCGGTTTCGCGGTCGGCAGCTACGCCGAGTCCATCGGCGGGGTCAACGGCGTGCCGTCACACGACAAGAGGCATCGCGCCCGAATGCCGTAG
- a CDS encoding M28 family metallopeptidase, protein MVNKLATLPAALAVIALTAFSTGCSHRSGSEQTTGAAEFASGLKGKVTTDAMMAHLSKLQDIANANNGTRAVGTPGYEASVDYVVNTLRDSGFDVQTPEFSARVFHAEKPELTVGGRPVEARALDFSLGTPPGGVSGPLVAAPANSLGCAAADYGDLPVRGAVVVVDRGTCPFAQKEDAAAQRGAVAMIIADNVDEEQMGGTLGPTTEVKIPVLSVTKSTGVQLRGQPGPTTIKLDASAQSFKARNVIAQTKTGSDANVVMAGAHLDSVPEGPGINDNGSGVAAVLETAVRLGSSPPVHNKLRFGFWGAEELGLIGSRNYVESLDLAALKNIALYLNFDMLASPNPGYFTYDGDQSLPMDARGKPVVPEGSAGIERTLVAYLKSAGKTAQDTSFDGRSDYDGFTLAGIPAGGLFSGAEGKMSADQAKLWGGTADQPFDPNYHQKGDTLDHIDRTALGINGGGVAYALGFYAQDLSGHNGVPAMEDRVRHVLAKS, encoded by the coding sequence ATGGTGAACAAACTCGCGACGTTGCCGGCGGCGCTCGCCGTGATCGCCCTGACCGCATTCTCGACCGGTTGCTCCCACCGGTCCGGCTCGGAGCAAACGACGGGTGCGGCCGAGTTCGCGTCCGGGCTGAAGGGCAAGGTGACGACCGACGCCATGATGGCCCACCTGTCCAAGCTGCAAGACATCGCCAACGCAAACAACGGCACCAGGGCGGTGGGGACCCCCGGCTACGAAGCCAGTGTCGACTATGTGGTTAATACCTTGCGCGACAGCGGTTTTGATGTGCAGACGCCCGAGTTCTCGGCGCGAGTGTTCCATGCCGAGAAGCCGGAGCTGACCGTCGGCGGCAGGCCGGTGGAGGCGCGCGCGCTGGACTTCAGCCTGGGAACCCCACCGGGCGGGGTGAGCGGGCCGCTGGTCGCCGCGCCGGCGAACAGCTTGGGCTGTGCGGCCGCCGACTACGGCGATCTGCCGGTGCGGGGCGCGGTGGTGGTCGTCGATCGCGGCACCTGCCCGTTCGCTCAGAAGGAAGACGCCGCGGCGCAGCGCGGGGCCGTGGCGATGATCATCGCCGACAACGTCGACGAAGAACAGATGGGCGGCACGCTCGGGCCGACCACCGAGGTGAAGATCCCGGTGCTCAGCGTGACGAAATCCACCGGGGTGCAGCTGCGCGGCCAGCCGGGGCCGACCACGATCAAGCTCGATGCCAGCGCGCAAAGCTTCAAGGCCCGCAACGTGATCGCACAGACCAAGACCGGTTCGGACGCCAACGTGGTGATGGCGGGGGCGCACCTGGACAGCGTGCCCGAGGGGCCGGGGATCAACGACAACGGATCGGGAGTGGCGGCGGTGCTGGAAACCGCTGTGCGGCTGGGCAGTTCGCCGCCGGTGCACAACAAGCTGCGATTCGGCTTCTGGGGTGCGGAGGAACTCGGGCTCATCGGGTCGCGGAACTACGTCGAGTCGCTGGACCTGGCCGCGCTCAAAAACATTGCGCTCTACCTCAACTTCGACATGCTGGCATCGCCGAACCCCGGCTATTTCACCTACGACGGGGACCAATCGCTGCCCATGGACGCCCGCGGCAAGCCCGTGGTCCCCGAAGGCTCGGCCGGCATCGAGCGCACGCTGGTCGCTTACCTGAAGTCGGCCGGCAAGACCGCGCAGGACACCTCCTTCGACGGCCGGTCCGACTACGACGGATTCACCCTGGCGGGCATCCCCGCCGGCGGCCTGTTCTCCGGCGCCGAGGGGAAGATGTCCGCGGACCAGGCCAAGCTGTGGGGCGGGACGGCCGACCAACCGTTCGACCCCAACTACCACCAAAAAGGCGACACCCTCGACCACATCGACCGCACCGCGCTGGGAATCAACGGCGGCGGGGTTGCCTACGCGCTCGGGTTCTACGCACAGGACCTCAGCGGACACAACGGGGTCCCGGCGATGGAAGACCGCGTCCGGCACGTCCTCGCCAAGTCATGA
- a CDS encoding DUF2752 domain-containing protein, whose protein sequence is MVTRRGAAHAGLGAPLVVAASTTLMCAAIWAGDPTTPNGPLPVCPTKALLGIDCPGCGSLRMLYSLMHGNVLAAARFNALGLAAVVLLVWAYLAWTYGHVVGRRVRSWQHRRWAAAVTLSLVLAWFVVRNIPFAPFTALYV, encoded by the coding sequence TTGGTGACCCGCCGGGGGGCGGCGCACGCGGGCCTGGGTGCACCACTAGTGGTGGCCGCATCCACGACGTTGATGTGCGCCGCCATCTGGGCGGGTGACCCGACCACCCCGAACGGCCCGCTGCCGGTATGCCCCACCAAGGCGTTGTTGGGGATCGACTGTCCCGGTTGCGGCAGCCTGCGCATGCTGTATTCCCTCATGCACGGCAATGTGTTGGCGGCCGCCAGGTTCAACGCTCTGGGCCTGGCGGCGGTCGTGCTGCTGGTGTGGGCGTACCTGGCCTGGACCTACGGACACGTGGTGGGCCGGCGGGTCCGCAGTTGGCAACACCGCCGCTGGGCCGCCGCGGTGACACTGTCATTGGTGCTGGCGTGGTTCGTGGTGCGCAACATTCCCTTCGCCCCCTTCACTGCGCTGTATGTCTGA
- a CDS encoding CD225/dispanin family protein produces MTQPPPPPPPPGYPPQQPAAQAPNNYLVWSILVTLFCCLPFGIVAIVKSSQVNGLWAQGRYAEAQASAESAKKWAIWSAAIGVVVGIIYVILMSVGALNTNTNAALAAMF; encoded by the coding sequence ATGACACAACCGCCGCCCCCGCCGCCGCCTCCCGGTTACCCGCCGCAGCAGCCGGCCGCCCAAGCGCCGAACAACTATCTGGTGTGGTCGATTCTGGTGACCCTGTTCTGCTGCCTTCCGTTCGGGATCGTGGCGATCGTCAAATCCAGCCAGGTCAACGGGTTGTGGGCGCAGGGCCGCTACGCCGAGGCGCAGGCATCGGCCGAGAGCGCCAAGAAATGGGCGATCTGGTCGGCGGCGATCGGCGTCGTCGTCGGCATCATCTACGTCATCTTGATGTCGGTCGGCGCGCTGAACACGAACACGAACGCGGCGCTCGCCGCGATGTTCTGA
- a CDS encoding SGNH/GDSL hydrolase family protein — MKRYVALGSSMAAGPGIRPRAAGAPRWSGRSARNYAHLIARRYGYDLVDVTFSGATTANVLAERQRGAPAQVDALDGSEGLVTITIGGNDVGYVPLLMAAALPRPLRRVPLLGDRIRELLDPDARDRALDAVFESLCAVGRAVRQRSAGARIFFVDYLTMLPPAGMPAPPLSPADADLGRHVAATLERMTADAAAATGCGIVHAAAASREHHAWSAEPWTTLPARYGVPLPGRPAPLHPNPAGMCAVADLIAAQL, encoded by the coding sequence ATGAAACGCTATGTCGCGCTGGGCAGTTCGATGGCCGCCGGTCCCGGTATCCGGCCGCGCGCCGCGGGTGCCCCGCGCTGGTCGGGCCGGTCCGCCCGCAACTATGCCCACCTGATCGCCCGGCGATACGGCTACGACCTTGTCGACGTCACCTTTTCCGGTGCGACCACCGCGAACGTGCTCGCCGAGCGTCAACGCGGCGCGCCGGCGCAAGTCGACGCCCTGGACGGTTCGGAGGGTCTGGTCACCATCACCATCGGCGGCAACGACGTCGGCTACGTACCGCTGTTGATGGCGGCCGCACTGCCGCGCCCGCTGCGGCGCGTGCCGCTGTTGGGCGACCGCATCCGCGAACTGCTCGATCCCGACGCGCGAGATCGGGCCCTCGACGCGGTGTTCGAATCGCTGTGCGCGGTGGGCCGCGCGGTGCGTCAACGATCCGCAGGGGCGCGGATCTTCTTCGTCGACTACCTGACGATGCTGCCGCCCGCGGGCATGCCTGCCCCACCGCTGTCGCCCGCGGACGCCGACCTGGGCCGGCACGTGGCCGCCACGCTGGAAAGGATGACTGCCGACGCCGCCGCGGCGACCGGCTGCGGAATCGTCCACGCCGCCGCGGCCAGCCGCGAGCACCACGCCTGGTCGGCGGAGCCGTGGACGACGCTGCCGGCGCGCTACGGTGTTCCGCTACCGGGTCGCCCCGCACCGTTGCACCCGAATCCCGCCGGTATGTGCGCGGTAGCGGATTTGATTGCAGCTCAGCTGTAA
- the thiG gene encoding thiazole synthase (functions in thiamine (vitamin B1) biosynthesis; in Bacillus subtilis this enzyme catalyzes the formation of thiazole from dehydroxyglycine and 1-deoxy-D-xylulose-5-phosphate and ThiS-thiocarboxylate) encodes MADSKLTIADRSFASRLIMGTGGASNLAVLEEALVASGTELTTVAIRRVDAEGGTGLLDLLNRLGITPLPNTAGCRGAAEAVLTAQLAREALNTNWIKLEVIADERTLLPDAVELVRAAEQLVDDGFVVLPYTNDDPVLARRLEDAGCAAVMPLGSPIGTGLGITNPHNIEMIVAGAHVPVVLDAGIGTASDAALAMELGCDAVLLASAVTRAADPAAMAAAMSAAVTAGYLARRAGRIPKRFWAEASSPQR; translated from the coding sequence GTGGCTGACTCGAAACTGACCATCGCGGACCGCAGCTTCGCCTCGCGGCTCATCATGGGGACCGGGGGAGCGAGCAACCTGGCGGTGCTGGAAGAGGCGCTCGTCGCGTCGGGCACGGAACTGACCACCGTCGCGATTCGCCGGGTCGACGCCGAGGGTGGCACCGGGTTGCTCGATCTGCTCAACCGGCTCGGAATCACGCCGCTGCCCAACACCGCGGGATGCCGCGGCGCCGCCGAGGCGGTGCTCACCGCGCAGCTGGCGCGCGAGGCGTTGAACACCAACTGGATCAAGCTCGAGGTGATCGCCGACGAGCGAACGCTGCTGCCCGACGCGGTCGAATTGGTACGCGCGGCAGAGCAATTGGTCGACGACGGGTTCGTCGTGCTGCCCTACACAAACGATGATCCCGTGCTTGCGCGCCGGCTGGAGGACGCCGGATGCGCGGCCGTCATGCCGCTGGGATCGCCGATCGGGACCGGGCTGGGCATCACCAATCCGCACAACATCGAGATGATCGTCGCCGGGGCCCACGTCCCGGTGGTGCTCGACGCCGGCATCGGCACCGCCAGCGACGCCGCGCTGGCCATGGAATTGGGTTGCGACGCAGTGCTGTTGGCCTCCGCGGTGACCCGGGCCGCCGACCCCGCCGCGATGGCCGCCGCGATGTCGGCCGCCGTCACCGCCGGCTATCTGGCCCGGCGCGCCGGGCGGATCCCGAAGCGGTTCTGGGCGGAGGCCTCGAGCCCCCAACGATGA
- the thiS gene encoding sulfur carrier protein ThiS → MIILVNEKEVDVDAHTTVSALLDSLGFPDRGVAVAMDDAVLPRSRWATELSELPGAPVRLEVVTAVQGG, encoded by the coding sequence ATGATCATCCTGGTGAACGAGAAAGAGGTCGACGTCGACGCGCACACCACGGTGTCGGCGCTGCTCGATTCCCTGGGCTTCCCGGACCGCGGCGTCGCCGTGGCGATGGACGACGCGGTGCTGCCGCGATCACGATGGGCGACAGAGCTTTCGGAGCTTCCCGGCGCTCCCGTGCGTCTCGAAGTGGTGACGGCGGTGCAAGGTGGCTGA
- the thiO gene encoding glycine oxidase ThiO, producing MPSGPPLGSLAVIGGGVIGLAVARRAAQAGWSVRVHRSGERGASWVAGGMLAPHSEGWPGEERLLRLGLESLRLWRDGGFLDGLPAGVVTARESLVVAVDRADAADLRTVADWLSAQGHPVVWESAARDVEPLLAQGIRHGFRAPTELAVDNRAVLDALEAECERLGVRWAPPVHDLSAVEADAVVIANGIDAPALWPGLPVRPVKGEVLRLRWRKGCMPLPRRVIRARVHGRQVYLVPRADGVVVGATQYEHGRDTAPVVSGVRDLLDDACAVLPALGEYELAECGAGLRPMTPDNLPLVHRLDARTLVAAGHGRSGFLLAPWTAEQIVSELAPVGAH from the coding sequence ATGCCTTCGGGCCCACCGCTGGGGTCGCTGGCCGTCATCGGCGGCGGCGTCATCGGGCTGGCGGTGGCGCGCCGCGCCGCCCAGGCCGGCTGGTCGGTGCGGGTGCACCGCAGCGGGGAGCGGGGCGCATCCTGGGTCGCCGGCGGCATGCTGGCCCCGCACAGCGAGGGCTGGCCGGGAGAAGAGCGATTGCTGCGGCTGGGCCTGGAATCCCTGCGGTTGTGGCGCGACGGCGGTTTCCTCGACGGCCTGCCGGCCGGAGTGGTCACCGCCCGCGAGTCGCTGGTGGTGGCCGTCGACCGCGCCGACGCCGCCGACCTGCGCACCGTGGCGGACTGGCTGTCCGCTCAGGGACACCCCGTGGTCTGGGAGTCGGCCGCCCGCGACGTGGAACCCCTACTCGCGCAGGGCATCCGGCACGGCTTTCGGGCGCCCACGGAGCTGGCCGTGGACAACCGGGCGGTGCTCGACGCGCTCGAGGCGGAGTGCGAGCGTCTCGGGGTGCGGTGGGCGCCGCCGGTGCACGACCTGTCGGCGGTCGAGGCCGACGCGGTGGTGATCGCCAACGGCATCGACGCGCCGGCGTTGTGGCCCGGGCTGCCGGTGCGCCCGGTCAAGGGTGAGGTGCTGCGACTGCGGTGGCGCAAAGGTTGTATGCCGTTGCCGCGTCGGGTGATTCGCGCCCGGGTGCACGGCCGGCAGGTCTACCTGGTGCCGCGCGCGGACGGCGTGGTGGTCGGCGCGACCCAATACGAGCACGGGCGCGACACCGCCCCGGTCGTCTCGGGGGTGCGTGACCTCCTCGACGACGCCTGCGCGGTGCTGCCGGCGCTCGGTGAATACGAGCTAGCCGAGTGCGGGGCCGGGCTGCGCCCGATGACACCCGACAATCTGCCGTTGGTGCATCGCCTGGACGCGCGCACGCTGGTCGCCGCCGGCCACGGCCGGTCGGGGTTCCTGCTGGCGCCCTGGACGGCAGAACAGATCGTTTCCGAACTGGCACCGGTGGGAGCACACTAA
- the thiE gene encoding thiamine phosphate synthase, whose protein sequence is MDRRLSVLATARLYLCTDARRERGDLAEFADAALAGGVDIIQLRDKGSAGEQRFGPLEAREELAACEILADAARRHGALFAVNDRADIARAAGADVLHLGQGDLPLDVARDIVGPDVLLGLSSHSADQAGAAAVSEADYFCVGPCWPTPTKPDRAAPGLGLVRAAAGLGTDKPWFAIGGIDAQRLPEVLDSGARRVVVVRAITAASDPRAAARRLSSALAAAS, encoded by the coding sequence ATGGATAGACGACTCTCCGTCCTGGCCACCGCGCGGCTGTATCTGTGCACCGACGCGCGCCGCGAGCGCGGCGACCTGGCCGAGTTCGCCGACGCCGCCCTGGCCGGCGGCGTGGACATCATCCAGCTGCGCGACAAGGGGTCGGCCGGCGAGCAGCGGTTCGGGCCGCTGGAGGCGCGCGAGGAACTGGCCGCCTGCGAGATCCTGGCCGACGCCGCCCGCCGGCACGGCGCCCTGTTCGCGGTCAACGACCGCGCCGACATCGCCCGCGCGGCAGGCGCCGACGTGCTGCACCTCGGGCAGGGGGACCTGCCGCTGGACGTCGCGCGCGACATCGTCGGTCCGGACGTGCTGCTCGGGCTCTCCAGCCACAGCGCCGACCAGGCCGGCGCCGCGGCCGTCAGCGAAGCGGACTACTTCTGCGTCGGCCCCTGCTGGCCGACGCCCACCAAGCCGGACCGCGCGGCGCCGGGCCTGGGACTCGTCCGCGCCGCCGCCGGGCTCGGGACCGACAAACCGTGGTTCGCGATCGGCGGCATCGACGCGCAGCGACTGCCCGAGGTGCTCGACTCCGGCGCCCGCCGCGTGGTGGTGGTGCGAGCGATCACCGCGGCGTCCGACCCGCGGGCGGCCGCCCGGCGGCTCAGTTCGGCGCTGGCAGCAGCGAGCTGA
- a CDS encoding NUDIX hydrolase, protein MQGDGDGWVISERGAHYWGRYGAAGLLLRAPQADGTPAVLLQHRAVWSHQGGTWGLPGGARDSHETPEQTAVREANEEAGLLVDRLAVRATLVTAEVAGIGGTRWSYTTVVADADELLHTVPNRESAEMRWVAEDEVADLPLHPGFAASWQRLRTAPALLPLGHGDERRQYLPRTIEVEAGVFVWCMPGDADEVPSQLSRRISSLLPAPN, encoded by the coding sequence GTGCAGGGCGACGGCGACGGTTGGGTGATCTCGGAGCGCGGCGCCCATTACTGGGGTCGGTACGGCGCCGCCGGTCTTTTGCTGCGCGCCCCGCAAGCCGACGGCACGCCCGCGGTGCTGCTGCAACATCGGGCGGTGTGGAGCCATCAGGGCGGGACCTGGGGGCTGCCGGGCGGGGCCCGGGACAGCCACGAGACGCCCGAGCAGACGGCGGTCCGCGAGGCGAACGAGGAGGCCGGGCTGCTCGTCGACCGGCTCGCCGTGCGCGCGACGCTGGTCACCGCCGAGGTCGCCGGGATCGGCGGCACGCGGTGGAGTTACACGACCGTCGTCGCCGACGCCGACGAGTTGTTGCACACCGTCCCGAACCGGGAGAGCGCGGAAATGCGGTGGGTGGCCGAGGACGAGGTGGCCGACCTGCCGCTGCATCCGGGCTTCGCGGCCAGCTGGCAACGGCTGCGCACCGCGCCGGCGCTGTTGCCGCTGGGCCACGGCGACGAACGCCGGCAGTATCTGCCCCGCACGATCGAGGTCGAGGCCGGCGTCTTCGTGTGGTGCATGCCGGGTGACGCCGACGAGGTTCCGTCGCAGCTGAGCCGACGGATCAGCTCGCTGCTGCCAGCGCCGAACTGA